A region of Panicum virgatum strain AP13 chromosome 8N, P.virgatum_v5, whole genome shotgun sequence DNA encodes the following proteins:
- the LOC120685265 gene encoding dystrophia myotonica WD repeat-containing protein-like, whose translation MASAGSGAGGAGAGGLKTYFKTPEGRHKLQYEKTHSPAVVHYNHIGKTVSQMTVAYLKDKPAGQGSTPSTPSAGSGMRSAAARLLGTGNGSRALSFGSNGTSRAVSGSSRIGGGIGASTSASGSQGMVNYDGKGTYIIFNTADTLFISDLNSHDKDPIKSIHFSSSNPLCHAFDPEAKDGHDLLVGVFSGDVYSMSLRQQLQDPGKKPVAYQHFINKDKDKDKDPSQGGAASSRCTCVAWVPEREGIFVVGHADGNLYVYDKSKDGNTDWAFPTIKDQSQLLISHAKSSKGNPIARWHICQGAINAISFSPDGAYLATVGRDGYLRVFDFAKEQLIFGGKSYYGALLCCSWSADNKYLLSGGEDDLVQVWSMDERKIVAWGEGHNSWVSAVAFDPYWSPPNSDETEENVMYRFGSVGQDTQLLLWDLALDEIAVPLRHPSGGSPTFSSGSPSAHWDNACPPTGVLQPSPRMRDVPKLSPLVAHRVHVDPLSGLEFTSESILTICREGLIKIWARPSHSENNQQPDSSDQVIGNATAKDKMLTSLNKAGASGSSFKQSSVVFT comes from the exons ATGGCGTCCGCGGggtcgggcgccggcggcgcgggggcgggtGGGCTCAAGACCTACTTCAAGACCCCCGAGGGGCGGCACAAGCTGCAGTACGAGAAGACGCACTCCCCCGCCGTCGTGCACTACAACCACATCGGCAAGACCGTCTCCCAG ATGACGGTGGCATATTTGAAGGACAAGCCAGCCGGCCAGGGGTCCACGCCTTCAACTCCGAGCGCCGGCAGTGGGATGCGTTCTGCTGCTGCAAGGCTGCTTGGTACAGGGAATGGGAGCCGGGCACTTAGCTTTGGGAGCAATGGTACCAGCAGGGCTGTCTCAGGAAGCAGCCGCATTGGTGGTGGCATTGGTGCGTCGACGAGCGCAAGTGGATCACAAGGGATGGTGAATTATGATGGCAAGGGAACATACATCATATTCAACACTGCTGATACGCTCTTCATCAGTGACCTCAACTCACATGACAAA GATCCAATAAAGTCCATTCACTTCAGCAGCTCGAACCCACTTTGCCATGCATTTGACCCTGAAGCCAAGGATGGGCACGATCTGCTTGTTGGGGTGTTCTCAGGAGATG TCTATTCAATGTCATTGAGGCAGCAGTTGCAAGACCCTGGAAAAAAGCCTGTTGCATATCAACATTTTATTAATAAAGACAAAGACAAAGACAAAGACCCAAGTCAAGGTGGCGCTGCCAGCAG CCGGTGCACTTGTGTTGCGTGGGTTCCAGAGCGTGAAGGAATTTTTGTTGTTGGCCATGCTGATGGGAATTTGTATGTTTATGACAAA TCTAAGGATGGGAATACTGATTGGGCGTTTCCAACTATAAAGGATCAAAGTCAGCTGCTGATTTCACATGCAAAGTCGAGTAAG GGCAATCCAATTGCAAGATGGCATATCTGTCAAGGTGCAATCAATGCCATTTCCTTTTCACCAGATGGTGCTTACTTGGCAACTGTTGGGAGAGATG GTTACTTGAGAGTATTTGACTTTGCGAAAGAACAGCTAATATTTGGTGGGAAAAGTTACTATGGTGCACTGTTGTGTTGCTCTTGGAG TGCGGACAACAAATATTTGTTGTCAGGTGGTGAAGATGATCTTGTGCAAGTATGGAGCATGGATGAAAGAAAGATAGTTGCATGGGGCGAAGGGCACAATTCATGG GTTAGCGCAGTAGCTTTTGATCCGTATTGGTCCCCACCAAATTCAGATGAAACCGAAGAAAATGTCATGTATCGCTTTGGGTCAGTTGGACAG GACACTCAGCTGCTTCTCTGGGATCTTGCACTGGACGAGATTGCTGTCCCTCTACGTCACCCTTCCGGTGGCTCACCGACATTTAGCAGTGGAAGCCCTTCTGCACATTGGGACAATGCATGCCCTCCAACAGGTGTTCTTCAACCTTCTCCTCGGATGCGAGATGTACCAAAGCTCTCACCCCTAGTTGCACACCGGGTACATGTAGACCCCCTCTCTGGCCTGGAATTCACCAGCGAATCAATCCTCACCATATGCCGTGAAGGGCTAATCAAAATCTGGGCCAGACCCAGCCACAGTGAAAACAACCAGCAGCCTGATTCTTCTGATCAGGTCATAGGCAATGCCACTGCAAAGGATAAGATGCTAACATCGTTGAACAAAGCAGGCGCTTCGGGCTCCAGCTTCAAACAATCATCTGTTGTTTTCACATGA